One segment of Anatilimnocola aggregata DNA contains the following:
- a CDS encoding 3-keto-disaccharide hydrolase, which translates to MSKQICCYLSFFVFCCCNGVLQADPPAVTNSPPAPATAKSVSLFNGKDLTGWQVDVPELDKNPDAKATFIVRVGLLVSLGQPAGHLITKEKYENYRLAVEYRFAAQPGNCGVLVHASTPRALYKMFPKSIEVQMNSGHAGDFWCIVEDITVPDMVKRRGPQETWGVTEGKTRRILNLTDDSEKKPGEWNTMVVECVEDAVKVWVNGDLVNHGAKCTATKGQIALQAEGSEVEFRKLELTPITKLTD; encoded by the coding sequence ATGTCTAAACAAATCTGCTGCTATCTGTCATTCTTCGTATTCTGCTGCTGCAATGGCGTGCTCCAAGCGGACCCGCCGGCCGTAACGAACTCCCCGCCTGCGCCCGCAACTGCTAAATCGGTCAGCCTGTTCAATGGCAAGGATCTGACCGGCTGGCAGGTCGATGTTCCGGAACTGGATAAGAACCCGGACGCCAAAGCGACCTTTATCGTCCGCGTCGGGCTGCTGGTCAGTCTGGGCCAACCGGCTGGCCACCTCATTACGAAGGAGAAATACGAGAACTATCGGCTGGCAGTCGAGTACCGTTTCGCGGCCCAACCCGGCAATTGCGGCGTGCTGGTTCATGCCTCCACGCCCCGGGCGCTTTACAAGATGTTCCCGAAGTCGATTGAGGTGCAGATGAATTCCGGTCACGCTGGCGATTTCTGGTGCATCGTCGAAGACATCACCGTGCCCGACATGGTCAAGCGCCGCGGCCCCCAGGAGACCTGGGGTGTCACCGAAGGTAAGACTCGACGCATTCTGAACCTGACAGACGATTCAGAAAAGAAGCCCGGCGAGTGGAACACGATGGTCGTCGAATGCGTGGAGGACGCAGTCAAAGTGTGGGTCAACGGCGACCTTGTGAACCACGGCGCCAAATGCACTGCCACGAAAGGGCAAATCGCCCTCCAAGCTGAAGGTTCCGAAGTTGAGTTTCGCAAGCTCGAACTGACACCCATTACGAAGCTGACCGATTGA
- a CDS encoding DOMON domain-containing protein, which yields MRSGLQFDALEGDAEWNADWKACVSLEDNQYVVEFAIPHAALGTDAPQPGEKWALNILRGRSTREPKWERYAQWVMTYADFKSSTHLGTLQF from the coding sequence GTGCGGTCCGGCCTGCAGTTCGATGCACTCGAGGGCGATGCGGAGTGGAATGCAGACTGGAAGGCCTGCGTCAGCCTTGAAGACAATCAGTACGTTGTCGAATTCGCGATTCCCCATGCCGCTCTGGGAACGGATGCTCCCCAGCCGGGAGAGAAATGGGCATTGAACATCTTGCGCGGCCGCAGCACACGCGAGCCGAAGTGGGAACGCTATGCTCAGTGGGTAATGACGTACGCCGATTTCAAGAGTTCGACGCACCTGGGCACGTTGCAATTCTGA
- a CDS encoding aldo/keto reductase, protein MIKKTLGRTGLQVTQLGYGSMGLRGPRTWGMRVVNDEAADAFLNRVLYSGINFIDTAPDYGLSEERIGKYIGGRRKEYHLATKCGCVYAQHDDHLEIDHVWKKDVIQRNLETSLKRLQTDFVDLLQFHGGDAETLQREGLIELLLSFRKQGLVRFIGASSSMPNLPGLIALNVFDTFQIPYSCLAPQHRDQITQAAESGAGIILRGGVAQGGPDAEIQRPALNDVWSGAKLDEVLPANMSRAELILRYTVTHPHCHTTIVGTCNAEHLAENLAAAARGPLPAELHAEIAERVAASLAALPP, encoded by the coding sequence ATGATCAAGAAGACGCTCGGTCGCACCGGCCTGCAAGTGACGCAACTTGGCTACGGCAGTATGGGTTTGCGCGGGCCAAGGACTTGGGGGATGCGAGTGGTGAACGATGAGGCTGCCGACGCGTTCTTGAACCGCGTGCTCTATAGCGGGATCAACTTCATCGACACTGCGCCCGACTATGGCCTGAGTGAGGAGCGAATCGGGAAGTACATCGGTGGTCGGCGGAAAGAGTATCACCTCGCGACCAAATGCGGCTGCGTCTATGCACAGCACGATGATCACTTAGAGATCGACCATGTTTGGAAGAAGGACGTAATCCAGCGTAATCTCGAAACCAGTTTGAAACGCTTGCAAACGGATTTCGTCGACTTGTTGCAATTCCACGGCGGCGACGCCGAAACCCTCCAGCGTGAAGGGCTGATCGAATTGCTTCTGAGCTTCCGCAAGCAGGGCCTCGTGCGGTTCATCGGTGCATCCAGTTCCATGCCAAACCTGCCCGGGCTGATCGCGCTGAACGTCTTCGATACTTTTCAAATCCCATATTCTTGCCTCGCCCCGCAGCACCGCGACCAAATCACACAGGCGGCGGAGTCGGGAGCCGGAATCATCCTGCGCGGCGGCGTAGCCCAGGGCGGGCCGGACGCCGAGATTCAGCGTCCGGCGCTCAACGACGTCTGGTCGGGGGCTAAGCTCGACGAAGTCTTGCCCGCGAATATGAGCCGGGCTGAACTGATCCTGCGTTACACGGTAACTCATCCGCATTGCCACACAACGATCGTCGGCACATGTAACGCCGAGCACCTTGCGGAGAATCTGGCCGCTGCTGCCCGTGGGCCGTTACCTGCGGAACTGCACGCGGAGATTGCCGAGAGAGTCGCTGCGTCGCTCGCGGCTTTACCCCCTTGA
- a CDS encoding sulfatase family protein codes for MSRLLTLLISFSLSISAAANKPNILVIVADDLGYSDIGVHGGKAVPTPNIDALAASGVRCTSGYVSSPYCSPSRAGFLTGRYQTRFGHEFNPHVGEEAKLGLPLDQRTIADHLRAVGYATSLIGKWHQGFDHAHHPQSRGFDDYFGFLVGGHNFLLHKDAKPVFGSAHSHDLIYRGREVQKLDGYTTDLFTDEALGFMDRQAEKPWFLYLAYNAVHTPLEIVDKHKSRIPADVTDPARRGYLSLLLGLDDAIGRITAHLEKTGRSKDTLVFFFSDNGGSGRKPYFAYNTGVNSPLRGDKGQTLEGGIRVPFFVSWPGNVPAGKVYDHPVITLDVLPTALKLARAPSPADLDGVNLLPFLRSEAKGLPHDSLYWRFGPQKAVRRGQWKLVDWRDHDAKKNSGWQLFDLSSDIGEQRDQAEKEPELVAQLSRDWEQWNAKNIAPRWHGSPAEDPTAPPRPATKKK; via the coding sequence ATGTCTCGACTCCTTACCTTGCTCATTTCGTTCAGCCTTTCGATCAGCGCGGCAGCCAATAAGCCCAACATCCTCGTGATCGTCGCGGATGATCTGGGATACTCCGACATCGGTGTGCACGGTGGCAAGGCCGTGCCGACGCCGAACATTGACGCCCTCGCTGCTTCGGGCGTCCGCTGCACGAGCGGTTACGTATCCAGTCCGTATTGCAGCCCGAGCCGCGCCGGGTTTCTTACCGGTCGGTATCAAACTCGTTTCGGTCACGAGTTCAATCCTCACGTCGGTGAGGAAGCCAAGCTCGGCTTGCCCCTCGACCAACGCACGATCGCAGATCATCTACGTGCAGTCGGTTACGCGACCAGCTTGATCGGAAAATGGCATCAGGGCTTCGACCACGCCCATCATCCGCAATCACGCGGTTTCGACGATTACTTCGGCTTCCTCGTCGGCGGACATAACTTCCTGTTGCACAAAGACGCCAAGCCGGTGTTCGGCAGTGCTCATTCGCACGACTTGATCTATCGCGGTCGTGAGGTCCAGAAGCTCGATGGTTACACCACCGACTTGTTCACCGACGAGGCCCTTGGTTTCATGGATCGCCAGGCCGAGAAGCCCTGGTTCCTCTACCTAGCCTACAACGCAGTTCACACGCCGCTGGAGATCGTCGACAAGCACAAAAGCCGCATCCCCGCCGATGTCACCGATCCCGCTCGACGCGGTTATCTATCGCTGCTGCTGGGACTCGACGATGCCATCGGCCGCATCACCGCTCACCTTGAAAAAACAGGCCGGTCGAAGGACACGCTGGTCTTCTTCTTCAGTGATAACGGTGGCTCGGGCCGCAAGCCCTACTTCGCTTACAACACGGGTGTGAACAGTCCGCTGCGCGGCGACAAGGGGCAGACGCTCGAAGGAGGAATTCGAGTGCCGTTCTTTGTCTCCTGGCCCGGCAATGTGCCTGCAGGCAAGGTATATGATCATCCGGTTATCACGCTGGACGTTTTGCCGACAGCTTTAAAACTGGCCAGAGCGCCTTCTCCTGCCGACTTGGACGGCGTCAACTTGTTGCCGTTCCTGCGAAGCGAGGCCAAGGGCTTGCCACACGATTCACTCTACTGGCGATTCGGTCCTCAGAAAGCGGTTCGTCGTGGGCAATGGAAGTTGGTGGACTGGAGAGATCACGACGCCAAGAAGAATAGCGGCTGGCAGTTGTTTGATCTGAGCAGCGACATCGGTGAGCAACGTGATCAGGCAGAAAAAGAGCCTGAATTGGTTGCCCAGCTCAGCCGGGACTGGGAGCAATGGAATGCCAAGAACATTGCGCCCCGTTGGCATGGCAGTCCTGCCGAAGATCCGACCGCCCCGCCCAGACCGGCGACCAAGAAGAAGTAG
- the rbsK gene encoding ribokinase codes for MVPKFPRIAVLGSINRDIVIRCARLPQQGETVLADSSSEVAGGKGANQAVAAARLGGQVTMIGRVGDDVFGERLLTGLVREKLDTSLVWQTADCASGMAIVAVEQSGENSIIVVPGANGRFTEDDVAAATDAIGSCDILLLQLEVCTNAVAAAIAVARQKGVRTILNPAPVVDQLPRNLLEVDVMCPNRIEASALAGRPIQSLDDAVSAAWQLSRMGPKSVVITMGSMGAVLSDGGQPEWCEPFPVDSVDTTAAGDAFAGALAVRLGEGAMLREAVQFACAAGAIATTRHGAQPALPSREEVDALLRTRT; via the coding sequence ATGGTTCCTAAGTTTCCTCGAATTGCCGTCTTAGGTTCAATTAACCGCGACATCGTCATTCGCTGTGCGCGGCTGCCACAGCAAGGCGAAACCGTGCTTGCGGACTCGTCGTCTGAGGTAGCGGGCGGAAAGGGAGCCAACCAGGCGGTGGCGGCTGCGCGGCTCGGCGGTCAAGTGACGATGATCGGACGCGTCGGTGACGACGTATTCGGTGAGCGTTTATTGACGGGCCTCGTCCGCGAGAAACTGGATACGTCGCTCGTGTGGCAAACGGCGGATTGCGCCAGCGGAATGGCCATCGTCGCCGTCGAACAGTCAGGCGAGAACTCAATCATCGTCGTACCTGGTGCGAATGGTCGTTTTACGGAGGACGACGTCGCGGCGGCCACTGACGCGATTGGATCGTGCGACATACTCTTGCTTCAACTGGAGGTCTGCACAAATGCCGTTGCTGCCGCCATTGCTGTCGCGCGACAGAAAGGCGTGCGGACGATTCTTAATCCGGCACCGGTGGTCGACCAGCTTCCCAGGAATCTGCTGGAAGTTGATGTTATGTGCCCTAATCGTATCGAGGCATCCGCACTTGCCGGTCGGCCCATTCAATCACTAGATGACGCGGTGTCTGCAGCATGGCAACTCAGCCGCATGGGGCCAAAGTCGGTAGTGATCACCATGGGAAGCATGGGAGCCGTCCTGAGCGACGGCGGACAGCCAGAGTGGTGTGAACCATTTCCTGTAGATTCGGTTGATACCACGGCTGCCGGTGACGCATTTGCCGGAGCGCTGGCCGTGCGCCTGGGAGAAGGAGCGATGTTGCGCGAGGCTGTGCAGTTTGCTTGCGCGGCAGGTGCCATTGCCACAACGCGGCATGGTGCTCAGCCTGCTCTGCCCTCGCGAGAGGAAGTCGATGCACTGTTGAGAACAAGGACGTGA
- a CDS encoding outer membrane protein assembly factor BamB family protein, with protein sequence MNLQGLRSSLLLLTFATASLIQPAAAAEDSPHWRGNNRNGVVTEKSGWNGEHWINSKPDWTVQVGEGASSPLVVGQQVFTLGHRDGRDIVTCLEASTGKPIWTANYKAPKYGRNAIGDEGLYSGPSATPEFDPATKLLYTLSADGALHCWDTKNSGAKVWHRNLYDDYQMPQRAKVGRSARRDYGYTSAPLTHGDRLLVEVGGPTGTIVAFDKLTGKESWRSKATSVAGHSGGLVPLTVEGVPCVAALTFDGLLVIRVDAGHAGETVATYPWVTDFANNISSPAVHEDCVLITSAYNDQAMCKLRITLRGATKVWEQPVASKACTPVIHSGRIYLAWDRLRALDWESGKVIWEGPVVGDAGSCVVTADEKLIVWANRGELFLAEINAENAKYRELARVSRLAKSDVWPHLAVSQQQILRRDRVGNLMRFSLGVTDK encoded by the coding sequence ATGAATTTACAAGGCCTGCGATCGTCATTACTGCTGCTGACATTTGCTACGGCGTCGCTGATTCAGCCTGCGGCGGCCGCAGAAGATTCGCCCCACTGGCGGGGCAACAATCGCAACGGGGTCGTCACTGAGAAGTCAGGCTGGAATGGCGAGCACTGGATCAACTCTAAACCGGACTGGACCGTGCAAGTCGGCGAAGGAGCGTCGTCGCCGCTGGTTGTCGGCCAGCAGGTGTTTACGCTGGGTCATCGGGACGGCCGGGACATCGTCACCTGTCTGGAGGCCAGTACCGGCAAGCCAATCTGGACGGCCAACTACAAAGCTCCGAAATACGGACGTAACGCAATCGGTGATGAAGGGCTTTACTCCGGGCCGTCTGCCACCCCTGAGTTCGATCCCGCTACGAAGCTGCTCTACACGCTGAGTGCCGATGGCGCCCTGCACTGTTGGGACACCAAAAACAGTGGCGCTAAGGTCTGGCATCGAAACCTTTACGACGACTACCAGATGCCGCAGCGCGCCAAGGTTGGTCGCAGTGCACGACGTGATTACGGCTACACTTCGGCTCCCTTGACGCACGGTGATCGGCTGCTCGTAGAGGTCGGCGGGCCCACCGGCACCATCGTCGCCTTCGACAAACTGACCGGAAAGGAAAGCTGGCGGTCCAAAGCCACGAGTGTCGCTGGTCATTCCGGTGGATTGGTGCCGCTGACCGTGGAGGGAGTCCCGTGTGTGGCGGCATTGACCTTTGATGGACTGCTCGTGATCCGAGTCGATGCGGGTCATGCCGGTGAAACCGTGGCAACCTATCCCTGGGTTACCGATTTCGCCAATAACATTTCCAGCCCGGCAGTGCATGAGGACTGTGTGCTGATCACGTCGGCCTACAACGACCAGGCGATGTGCAAGCTCCGCATCACTCTGCGCGGAGCGACGAAAGTCTGGGAACAGCCCGTCGCCTCAAAGGCTTGCACTCCCGTGATCCATTCAGGGCGAATCTACTTGGCCTGGGACCGACTCCGCGCTCTGGATTGGGAGTCTGGAAAGGTCATTTGGGAGGGGCCGGTCGTTGGCGATGCGGGCTCGTGCGTGGTCACTGCGGATGAGAAGCTCATTGTGTGGGCCAATCGAGGTGAGTTGTTTTTAGCGGAAATCAACGCCGAGAATGCCAAATACCGCGAGTTGGCCCGTGTCAGCCGCCTGGCTAAGTCAGACGTTTGGCCGCACCTGGCGGTCTCGCAGCAGCAGATCCTTCGCCGCGACCGAGTGGGCAACCTGATGCGATTTTCCCTTGGCGTTACCGATAAGTAA
- a CDS encoding ThuA domain-containing protein → MPAVIIMDQMIIRCLLSLTLFFGVLGAARAQSPKPVRVLIWDEQQPEQAKVYENFLGNALADHLGKRPGIRALSVNLSSPDQGLDSATLEATDVIVCWGHRKHGEIKNERVEETVQRVLDGKLGFIALHSAHFAQPFMRLMHERAKADAPKLIPEAERATAKFDFSVPLKRNLVKRDAKLTPSLEKVDGVWRLTPPACVFPAWRADGAPSHVTTLLPDHPIAKGLPAKWDIPQTEMYDEPFHVPTPDTVVFEEHWDKGEKFRSGCAWQVKQGRVFYFRPGHETYPVYRQAENLTVIENAVRWVSP, encoded by the coding sequence ATGCCTGCGGTAATCATCATGGACCAAATGATCATTCGATGTCTGTTATCCCTGACGCTGTTTTTTGGAGTGCTGGGAGCCGCTCGGGCTCAATCGCCCAAGCCGGTTCGGGTGCTCATTTGGGACGAGCAGCAGCCCGAACAAGCCAAGGTTTACGAAAACTTTCTCGGCAACGCGCTGGCCGATCATCTCGGCAAACGCCCCGGCATCCGGGCGTTGTCAGTCAATCTCAGTTCGCCCGACCAAGGACTTGATTCCGCCACGCTCGAAGCGACCGATGTCATCGTCTGTTGGGGCCACCGCAAGCATGGCGAGATCAAAAACGAACGTGTCGAGGAGACCGTTCAACGAGTGCTCGACGGCAAGCTCGGCTTCATCGCGTTGCACTCGGCACACTTCGCTCAACCGTTCATGCGTCTGATGCACGAACGAGCCAAGGCCGACGCACCCAAACTGATTCCTGAAGCAGAGCGAGCGACTGCCAAGTTCGATTTTTCGGTGCCGCTCAAGCGCAACCTGGTCAAACGAGACGCCAAATTGACGCCGTCGCTGGAAAAGGTGGACGGAGTGTGGCGACTTACGCCGCCAGCCTGCGTGTTTCCGGCCTGGCGGGCCGACGGCGCGCCGAGCCACGTCACCACGTTGTTGCCGGACCATCCAATCGCCAAGGGACTGCCCGCGAAGTGGGACATTCCGCAGACCGAAATGTATGACGAGCCGTTTCACGTCCCGACACCGGACACCGTGGTCTTCGAGGAACACTGGGACAAGGGGGAGAAATTCCGCAGCGGGTGCGCTTGGCAGGTCAAGCAAGGACGAGTCTTCTACTTTCGGCCCGGACACGAGACTTATCCGGTCTACCGGCAAGCCGAGAATTTGACCGTGATTGAAAACGCAGTTCGCTGGGTTTCGCCCTGA